A part of Liolophura sinensis isolate JHLJ2023 chromosome 1, CUHK_Ljap_v2, whole genome shotgun sequence genomic DNA contains:
- the LOC135464757 gene encoding protein MIX23-like — protein sequence MAAASSQHAVENIVCNDILEFQEVLKKSRMIDDRIIHALNTSIPTDSFAGQVSAADQCKKLYEELEQSYGSREKAIKRCISEVTTNVNSLREKRQKDTEDISVMKDLRKQQTSLRLMQTELSVEEVIKDRSLKAFYERCRQVYKPPSSSSS from the exons ATGGCGGCCGCCAGTAGTCAACATGCGGTGGAAAACATAGTTTGTAACGATATTTTAGAATTTCAG GAAGTTTTAAAGAAGTCGAGAATGATCGATGATAGAATCATACATGCTTTAAACACAAGTATTCCGACTGACTCATTTGCTGGCCAAGTCAGTGCTGCAGACCAATGTAAAAAATTGTATGAAGAG TTAGAACAATCGTATGGAAGTCGAGAAAAAGCTATCAAGAGATGCATATCAGAAGTTACCACCAATGTGAACAGTTTACGGGAGAAACGTCAAAAAGACACAGAGGATATTAGTGTGATGAAAGATTTACGGAAACAGCAAACTAGC CTTCGACTTATGCAGACAGAATTAAGCGTAGAAGAAGTTATCAAGGATAGGAGCTTAAAG GCTTTCTATGAACGTTGTCGGCAAGTGTACAAACctccatcatcatcatcatcctgA